From the Streptomyces sp. SN-593 genome, the window ACGGTCGCCGAGGCCGCCGCCGAGGCCGACGTCATCATGATCCTGGTGCCCGACCCGATCCAGGCGCGCGTCTACGAGGAGTCCATCAAGGACAACCTCAAGGACGGCGACGCCATCTTCTTCGGGCACGGCCTCAACATCCGCTACGACTTCATCAAGCCGCCGGCCGGTGTCGACGTCTGCATGGTCGCCCCGAAGGGCCCGGGCCACCTGGTCCGCCGCCAGTACGAGGAGGGCCGCGGCGTGCCGTGCATCGTGGCCGTCGAGCAGGATGCCACCGGCAAGGGCTTCGCGCTCGCGCTGTCCTACGCCAAGGGCATCGGCGGCACCCGGGCGGGCGTCATCAAGACCACCTTCACCGAGGAGACCGAGACCGACCTCTTCGGCGAGCAGGCGGTGCTGTGCGGCGGCACCGCCGCGCTGGTGAAGGCGGGCTTCGAGACCCTGGTCGAGGCCGGCTACCAGCCGGAGATCGCCTACTTCGAGTGCCTGCACGAGCTGAAGCTCATCGTGGACCTGATCTACGAGGGCGGCCTGGAGAAGATGCGCTGGTCGGTCTCCGAGACCGCCGAGTGGGGCGACTACGTCTCCGGCCCGCGGATCATCAACGAGAACACCAAGGCCGAGATGAAGAAGATCCTCGGCGAGATCCAGGACGGCACCTTCGCCAACAACTGGATCGCCGAGTACAACGCGGGCCTGCCGCGCTACAACGAGTACAAGAAGGCCGACGAGGGCCACCTGCTGGAGACCACCGGCAAGAAGCTGCGCAAGCTGATGAGCTGGGTGGACGAGGAGGCGTAAGGACCGGGTCCGGGCCACCCCCGGACCGGACCGGCGAGGAGCGTCGCTTCGTACACCGTCCCCCTCCCCTGAACAGGGGAGCGGCGGCGGGGTTTGTACGAAGCGACGCAACCCTTGTGGGTGATCCTTCCATTTCGGCGATGGCGCTGGTCCACCTCGCCGATACACTCCCTTAACAAGCGCGTCAGGCTCACAGCGTCGTGCGTCTTCCACGCGGCATGCCATCCCCTGATGGGTGGGCTTCCTGTTCGCTCGCTCCACGGCCGGCCTCGTACCTCTGCCGGCCACTGCGTGAGCCCAGGCGTCAGCCCAC encodes:
- the ilvC gene encoding ketol-acid reductoisomerase, whose translation is MAELFYDDDADLSIIQGRKVAVIGYGSQGHAHALSLRDSGVDVRIGLHEGSKSKAQAEEQGLRVLTVAEAAAEADVIMILVPDPIQARVYEESIKDNLKDGDAIFFGHGLNIRYDFIKPPAGVDVCMVAPKGPGHLVRRQYEEGRGVPCIVAVEQDATGKGFALALSYAKGIGGTRAGVIKTTFTEETETDLFGEQAVLCGGTAALVKAGFETLVEAGYQPEIAYFECLHELKLIVDLIYEGGLEKMRWSVSETAEWGDYVSGPRIINENTKAEMKKILGEIQDGTFANNWIAEYNAGLPRYNEYKKADEGHLLETTGKKLRKLMSWVDEEA